One Rubritalea squalenifaciens DSM 18772 genomic region harbors:
- a CDS encoding NADase-type glycan-binding domain-containing protein, whose amino-acid sequence MKAFLPALSLGSLLYTSCADKITAPPLPTPPEVDDHGHGIGCSWYCGAPPISINASTTLRDGIHSYDVSNIHDYKKDTVWVEGAEGYGIGESVTFHFDTRAKQYEERENPLGINRLSLINGFARTSTHWSQNSRVKTLKILVNGKYLSTVNLKDTVEPQSVEFPDITFKPGTITQVSFVITDVYPGTHFQDTAIADIFFSGFGVH is encoded by the coding sequence ATGAAAGCATTCCTACCCGCATTGAGCTTAGGCTCTCTGCTGTACACCTCATGTGCAGACAAAATCACCGCCCCTCCCCTGCCCACGCCTCCTGAAGTCGACGACCATGGCCACGGGATTGGCTGCAGCTGGTATTGCGGAGCTCCACCGATTTCAATCAATGCCTCAACCACTCTGCGTGATGGAATCCATTCCTATGACGTAAGCAATATCCACGATTACAAAAAAGACACTGTCTGGGTGGAGGGAGCTGAAGGCTATGGCATCGGAGAAAGTGTCACGTTTCATTTCGACACTAGAGCCAAGCAGTACGAGGAGAGAGAAAACCCTCTGGGAATTAATAGGCTATCACTCATCAATGGCTTTGCACGAACCAGTACTCATTGGAGTCAAAATAGCCGGGTCAAAACGCTGAAGATTCTGGTAAATGGCAAATATCTGAGCACCGTGAATCTGAAGGATACCGTAGAGCCTCAATCGGTAGAGTTCCCGGATATCACCTTCAAGCCCGGTACAATCACCCAAGTCAGCTTCGTCATCACGGATGTCTATCCTGGCACCCACTTCCAAGACACGGCGATTGCAGACATCTTCTTTTCAGGCTTCGGCGTGCACTAA
- the pyrE gene encoding orotate phosphoribosyltransferase, which yields MSAIYDELKAILLAKSVRTGEFTLASGAKSDLYIDCRVTALDPVGARLIGQLGWAAVREKIQNDGLNIDAIGGMTMGADPISLAVGMTSAMEHPEEMLQVFNIRKEPKGHGRGKQIEGNFKEGDQVVVVDDVITTGGSTLKAIDAIEAAGGTVKFALVLVDREEGGRQAIEERGIPVVALYSRATLLGE from the coding sequence ATGTCCGCTATTTACGATGAGCTGAAGGCAATTTTGTTGGCAAAGTCCGTGAGGACTGGTGAGTTCACCCTCGCATCTGGAGCGAAGTCCGATCTGTATATTGATTGCCGCGTCACGGCGCTTGATCCAGTGGGCGCCCGCCTGATTGGCCAGCTTGGCTGGGCGGCTGTTCGTGAAAAGATCCAGAATGATGGTCTTAATATCGATGCCATCGGTGGTATGACCATGGGGGCGGATCCGATCTCCTTGGCAGTGGGCATGACTTCAGCCATGGAGCACCCGGAAGAAATGCTTCAGGTATTCAATATCCGCAAGGAGCCTAAAGGCCACGGACGCGGTAAGCAGATTGAAGGAAACTTCAAAGAAGGCGACCAGGTTGTCGTGGTAGATGATGTGATCACCACAGGTGGTTCTACCCTTAAGGCTATCGATGCGATCGAGGCCGCTGGTGGTACCGTGAAGTTCGCTCTGGTCCTTGTCGATCGTGAGGAAGGTGGGCGCCAAGCCATCGAGGAGCGTGGGATTCCGGTTGTTGCTCTTTACAGTAGAGCGACCTTGTTAGGCGAATAG